From the genome of Mycoplasma putrefaciens KS1, one region includes:
- the lysS gene encoding lysine--tRNA ligase has product MISGRKFTEQELVRRQKHADLVSKNKDPYKITKFKRTNSLKELNTKFEKYSKEELLSKDQEIISVAGRIKLYREAGKKAVFVNIDDQDSSIQLYVRQDEIGEELFADFRNLDLGDIIGVEGVMMRTDHGQLSIRCKKVILLSKALRPLPDKHAGIQDIEEKYRRRYVDLIMNHEVRKIFQSRTKIIRTLQNFLDQKGYIEVETPILHSLKGGAAAKPFITHYNALDIDVYLRIATELHLKRLIIGGFEGVYEIGRIFRNEGMSTRHNPEFTSIELYVAYEDMFFLMDLTEQIFRVCNASVNDSPIIKYGDVSLDLSKPFKRLHMVDGIKEITGIDFWQPMSVNQALSLAKQHNIHVEKHQESVGHIINLFFEEFVESSIVEPTFVYGHPKEISPLAKLNFEDPRFTDRFELFIIGREYANAFSELNDPIDQYERFKVQIKEEAQGNSEATDMDLDFIEALEHAMPPTAGIGIGIDRLVMLLTNSESIKDVLLFPQMKPRD; this is encoded by the coding sequence ATGATAAGTGGTAGAAAATTTACTGAACAAGAATTAGTTAGAAGACAAAAGCATGCCGATTTAGTAAGTAAAAACAAAGATCCATACAAAATTACTAAGTTTAAAAGAACTAATTCATTAAAAGAATTAAACACTAAGTTTGAAAAATATTCAAAAGAAGAATTATTATCAAAAGATCAAGAAATTATTAGTGTTGCTGGAAGAATTAAATTGTATCGTGAAGCAGGAAAAAAGGCGGTTTTTGTAAATATTGATGATCAAGATTCAAGCATCCAATTATATGTTAGACAAGATGAAATTGGCGAAGAGTTATTTGCAGATTTTAGAAATTTAGATCTAGGAGATATCATTGGTGTTGAAGGTGTGATGATGAGAACTGATCACGGCCAATTATCAATTAGATGTAAAAAAGTAATTTTATTATCTAAAGCTTTAAGACCACTTCCAGATAAGCACGCAGGAATTCAAGATATTGAAGAAAAATATCGTAGAAGATATGTTGATCTAATTATGAATCATGAAGTTAGAAAGATATTTCAATCTAGAACAAAAATAATTAGAACTTTACAAAATTTTTTAGATCAAAAAGGATATATCGAAGTTGAAACCCCAATTTTACATTCATTAAAAGGTGGAGCTGCAGCTAAACCATTTATCACTCATTACAATGCACTAGATATTGATGTTTATTTAAGAATTGCTACAGAATTACACTTAAAACGTTTGATAATTGGTGGATTTGAAGGTGTTTATGAAATCGGAAGAATTTTTAGAAACGAAGGAATGAGCACAAGACATAACCCGGAATTTACAAGTATTGAATTGTATGTTGCTTATGAAGATATGTTCTTTTTAATGGATTTAACTGAGCAAATCTTTAGAGTATGTAATGCTAGTGTAAATGACTCACCAATCATTAAATATGGAGATGTTAGTTTAGATTTGTCTAAGCCTTTTAAAAGATTGCATATGGTTGATGGGATTAAAGAAATTACAGGTATTGATTTTTGACAACCAATGAGTGTTAATCAAGCATTAAGTTTAGCAAAACAACATAACATCCATGTTGAAAAACACCAAGAAAGTGTTGGACATATTATTAACTTATTTTTTGAAGAATTTGTTGAATCTAGCATTGTTGAGCCAACCTTTGTTTATGGTCATCCAAAAGAAATTTCACCATTAGCAAAATTAAACTTTGAAGATCCAAGATTTACTGATCGATTTGAATTATTTATTATTGGTCGCGAGTATGCCAATGCTTTTAGTGAACTAAACGATCCAATTGATCAATACGAAAGATTTAAAGTTCAAATAAAAGAAGAAGCACAAGGAAATAGTGAAGCAACAGATATGGATCTTGATTTTATTGAAGCTTTGGAACATGCCATGCCACCAACTGCAGGAATTGGGATTGGAATTGACAGATTAGTTATGTTACTAACAAATAGCGAATCAATTAAAGATGTTTTATTATTTCCACAAATGAAACCAAGAGATTAA
- the dhaM gene encoding dihydroxyacetone kinase phosphoryl donor subunit DhaM, with the protein MVSIVIISHSKKIAEGVVELAKQMASQVQITSCGGTKDNQIGTDLDLILKAINKVWSQDGVLILFDLGSALMNAEMAVEMLDNNKKANVKIIDVALVEGAILAAVNSSMNKSLDEIIKELEVLKLNKF; encoded by the coding sequence ATGGTTAGTATAGTTATTATTTCTCACAGTAAAAAAATTGCTGAAGGTGTTGTAGAGCTAGCAAAACAAATGGCTAGTCAAGTTCAAATTACTAGTTGTGGTGGAACTAAAGATAATCAAATTGGAACAGATTTAGATCTTATTTTAAAAGCTATTAATAAGGTTTGAAGCCAGGATGGTGTTCTAATTTTGTTTGATTTAGGTTCAGCTTTAATGAATGCTGAAATGGCTGTAGAAATGCTAGATAACAATAAAAAAGCTAATGTAAAAATTATTGATGTAGCCTTAGTTGAGGGGGCTATTTTAGCAGCAGTTAATAGTTCGATGAATAAATCTTTAGATGAAATTATCAAAGAATTAGAAGTCTTAAAACTAAACAAATTCTAA
- the dusB gene encoding tRNA dihydrouridine synthase DusB — translation MKIGNIEIKGKVVQGPMAGVSNEPFRVISKQHGASLVYAEMVSVAGMAHENKKTFSMLQVNKDEHPISMQIFGNDVDEFINATKWIDKHVDCDIIDLNLGCPAPKVALRSASGSALLKTPELIYEIVRAVVANTNKPVTAKIRLGWDKDSVNAVEVARLIEKAGASAIAVHGRTRSDFYTGRADWEKIKEVKDAVKIPVIGNGDIVDGPSAKAMLDLTGCDAVMVSRSCQGNPWIFEQINYFLETGQELSKPNFKQWSKTVLQHAEMFIDLKDEQFAMREFRKHLVWYLDVLDKKPNLNSLKEKANKIQTLQDVKEIIKEYERE, via the coding sequence ATGAAAATAGGAAATATTGAAATTAAAGGTAAAGTTGTGCAAGGTCCGATGGCTGGAGTTAGCAACGAACCTTTTAGAGTGATTTCAAAACAGCATGGAGCTAGTTTAGTTTATGCTGAAATGGTTTCGGTTGCTGGTATGGCTCACGAAAATAAAAAAACTTTTAGTATGTTACAAGTAAATAAAGATGAACACCCAATTAGTATGCAAATTTTTGGAAACGATGTTGATGAATTTATTAACGCCACTAAGTGAATAGATAAACATGTTGATTGTGACATTATTGATTTAAATTTGGGGTGTCCAGCACCTAAAGTTGCTTTAAGATCTGCTAGTGGTTCTGCTTTATTAAAAACACCTGAGCTAATTTATGAAATTGTTAGAGCCGTTGTTGCAAATACCAACAAACCAGTTACTGCAAAAATAAGACTAGGATGAGATAAAGATAGTGTTAATGCGGTTGAAGTTGCTAGATTAATTGAAAAAGCAGGGGCAAGTGCAATTGCAGTACATGGAAGAACAAGAAGTGATTTTTATACTGGTCGTGCTGATTGAGAAAAAATTAAAGAAGTTAAAGATGCAGTAAAAATTCCTGTAATAGGAAATGGTGATATTGTTGACGGACCTTCAGCAAAAGCAATGTTAGATTTAACTGGTTGTGATGCTGTGATGGTCTCAAGATCTTGTCAAGGTAATCCTTGAATATTTGAACAAATCAACTATTTTTTAGAAACTGGTCAAGAACTTTCAAAACCAAATTTTAAACAATGATCAAAAACTGTTTTACAACATGCTGAGATGTTTATAGATTTAAAAGATGAACAATTTGCAATGCGTGAATTTAGAAAACATTTAGTTTGATATTTAGATGTTTTAGATAAAAAACCAAATTTAAATTCATTAAAAGAAAAAGCAAATAAAATTCAAACTTTACAGGATGTGAAAGAAATTATAAAAGAATATGAAAGAGAGTAA
- the dhaK gene encoding dihydroxyacetone kinase subunit DhaK, translated as MKKIINSVENIVEEMLQGLVKTYPDKLKRITGFDVITRSDVPIKNKVALVSGGGSGHEPAHAGYVGKGMLDAAVAGSVFTSPTPDQIYQAIKAVDAKKGVLLIIKNYTGDLLNFEMAQDMARTEGIEVEAVVVNDDVAVENSLYTAGRRGIAGTVFVHKITGAKAELGADLQEVKRVAQKVIDNTKSIGMALSPCIVPAVQKPNFELKDDEIEIGIGIHGEPGTHKQKLVSANEIVEILISKILENIEIKKDDQVAVMINGMGATPEMELYITNNHLNNLLTKKEIKIYKSFVGNFMTSIEMAGFSISLLKLDDELKQLLDQPSDTIALKIIN; from the coding sequence ATGAAAAAAATCATTAATAGTGTAGAAAATATTGTTGAAGAAATGTTACAAGGACTAGTTAAAACTTATCCTGATAAACTAAAAAGAATCACAGGTTTTGATGTAATCACAAGATCTGATGTACCAATTAAAAATAAAGTTGCGCTTGTTAGTGGCGGAGGTTCAGGACATGAACCAGCGCACGCTGGCTATGTTGGCAAAGGAATGTTAGATGCAGCAGTAGCTGGTTCTGTGTTCACTTCTCCAACTCCTGATCAAATTTATCAGGCTATTAAAGCAGTTGATGCTAAAAAAGGTGTTTTATTAATTATCAAAAACTACACTGGAGATCTTTTGAACTTTGAAATGGCTCAAGACATGGCTAGAACTGAAGGAATTGAAGTTGAAGCAGTTGTAGTAAATGATGATGTTGCTGTTGAAAATAGTTTATACACTGCAGGAAGAAGAGGAATTGCAGGAACTGTTTTTGTTCATAAAATCACAGGAGCAAAAGCTGAATTAGGTGCAGATTTACAAGAAGTTAAAAGAGTTGCTCAAAAAGTTATTGATAACACAAAAAGTATCGGTATGGCACTTAGTCCATGTATTGTTCCAGCAGTTCAAAAACCAAACTTTGAATTAAAAGACGATGAAATAGAAATTGGAATCGGAATTCACGGTGAACCTGGAACACATAAACAAAAATTAGTATCAGCTAATGAGATTGTTGAAATATTAATTTCAAAAATTTTAGAAAATATCGAAATTAAAAAAGACGATCAAGTAGCTGTTATGATTAACGGAATGGGTGCAACTCCAGAAATGGAATTATATATAACAAATAACCATTTAAATAATCTTTTAACTAAAAAAGAAATCAAAATTTATAAATCATTTGTTGGTAATTTTATGACTTCAATTGAAATGGCTGGATTTTCAATTTCACTTTTAAAATTAGATGATGAACTAAAGCAATTACTAGACCAACCATCAGATACTATTGCTTTAAAAATAATTAACTAG
- the dhaL gene encoding dihydroxyacetone kinase subunit DhaL, with translation MSVDIKKVTNILIKISDKIEQNKQYLSQLDALIGDADHGHNLTKGFLKIKKDLQTNSYADLASLFKSSGMLLVSNVGGASGPLYGTAFLKASTVLVDKQEIDINDFSNCLIQAVEGIKLRGKAQLNDKTILDVLIPVSELIQELIKTRLDAKEILTKAVDLAYKQALYTKTIIAKKGRASYLGQRSIDHIDPGCWSAFLILETIKENI, from the coding sequence ATGAGTGTAGATATCAAAAAAGTCACAAATATTTTAATAAAAATTAGTGACAAAATAGAGCAAAATAAGCAATATTTATCACAACTAGATGCTTTAATTGGAGATGCGGATCACGGTCATAATTTAACTAAAGGATTTTTAAAAATTAAAAAAGATCTACAAACTAATTCTTATGCTGATTTAGCTAGTTTATTTAAAAGTTCTGGTATGTTATTAGTTTCTAATGTAGGTGGGGCTTCAGGTCCATTGTATGGTACAGCATTTTTAAAAGCATCGACAGTTTTAGTAGATAAACAAGAAATTGATATAAATGATTTTTCAAATTGCTTAATTCAAGCTGTTGAAGGAATTAAACTACGTGGTAAGGCCCAATTAAATGACAAAACAATATTAGATGTTTTAATTCCAGTTAGTGAGCTAATTCAAGAATTAATTAAAACAAGACTTGATGCAAAAGAAATCTTAACTAAAGCTGTTGATTTAGCTTATAAGCAAGCACTTTATACTAAAACAATTATTGCTAAAAAAGGGCGAGCTAGTTATTTAGGTCAAAGAAGTATTGATCATATTGATCCTGGGTGCTGATCAGCTTTTCTAATTTTAGAAACTATTAAGGAAAATATTTAA
- the rpsF gene encoding 30S ribosomal protein S6 yields the protein MIRKYEVMYILDQDLKDTKELTTKLDNILTEGGKMINSKDLGLIDFAYEINHKKKGFYRVVIVETTAEAIKEFERVAKIDKNVVRTLVLNTENNKNYEESVELSKTDMSKFEEEQREKRNFKKVAFKKEEPTAKEVK from the coding sequence ATGATTAGAAAATACGAAGTAATGTATATTTTGGATCAAGATTTAAAAGATACAAAAGAACTAACAACTAAATTAGATAACATTTTAACTGAAGGTGGAAAAATGATTAATTCTAAAGACTTAGGATTAATTGACTTTGCTTATGAAATTAATCATAAGAAAAAAGGTTTCTATCGTGTAGTTATTGTTGAAACAACAGCTGAAGCAATTAAAGAATTTGAACGTGTTGCTAAAATTGATAAAAATGTTGTTAGAACTTTAGTTTTAAATACTGAAAATAATAAAAATTACGAAGAATCAGTTGAATTGTCAAAAACTGATATGTCAAAATTCGAAGAAGAACAACGTGAAAAAAGAAACTTCAAAAAAGTTGCGTTCAAAAAAGAAGAACCAACAGCTAAAGAAGTTAAATAA